A portion of the Oscillatoria sp. FACHB-1406 genome contains these proteins:
- a CDS encoding Uma2 family endonuclease, translated as MVAQLPKTTASPIVYPDDDGLPMSDNTLQFEWIMTFYYNLDWLFADSPEVFVAGNLLWYPIEGQVKTRQAPDVMVVFGARKGYRGSYKQWQEKNIAPQVVFEILSPGNTQTEMSKKLLFYNFHGVEEYYIYDPHKNELSGLIRPEQSEILETGAPYLQVIEEMQGWTSPRVGIRFELSEETLQVYRPDGEPFATYLEAQRQLEEVRQRAEQAEIALAQERQKAQLLAEKLRQMGVNPDEL; from the coding sequence ATGGTTGCCCAACTCCCCAAAACAACCGCTTCTCCGATTGTCTACCCCGATGATGACGGCTTACCCATGTCCGACAACACGCTTCAGTTTGAATGGATTATGACGTTTTACTACAACCTCGATTGGTTGTTTGCCGATAGTCCCGAAGTGTTTGTGGCTGGAAACTTACTGTGGTATCCCATCGAAGGACAAGTGAAAACGCGCCAAGCGCCCGATGTCATGGTTGTTTTTGGTGCAAGAAAAGGCTATCGAGGTTCCTACAAACAATGGCAAGAGAAAAATATTGCCCCTCAAGTCGTGTTTGAGATTCTCTCTCCCGGCAATACGCAAACGGAGATGTCAAAAAAACTGCTCTTTTACAACTTCCACGGAGTTGAAGAGTATTATATCTATGACCCGCACAAGAACGAACTGAGCGGTTTAATACGTCCCGAGCAGTCAGAAATACTAGAAACAGGAGCGCCATACCTTCAAGTCATCGAAGAAATGCAAGGGTGGACGAGTCCGCGTGTGGGGATTCGCTTTGAGTTAAGCGAGGAAACGTTGCAGGTGTATCGTCCTGACGGCGAACCTTTTGCAACCTATCTCGAAGCCCAACGGCAACTCGAAGAAGTTCGCCAGCGCGCCGAACAAGCTGAAATTGCTTTAGCCCAGGAACGACAAAAAGCTCAACTGTTAGCAGAAAAATTGCGGCAGATGGGGGTTAATCCTGATGAATTGTAG
- a CDS encoding MFS transporter, with translation MTAMPRLLECLKNPQFARLYLAQTINLVGDAFTWLGLALLAFEVGGGKAAAILSGALTLRVMAFAILSPVAGAIADRCDRKQMMILTHILRAIAVCLFPFVTQIWHIYALVLALNVVGAFFTPTYTATIPFVTGKDDYPNAIALSSTTYQLLGVLGPGLAGSVAAFVGTRSVFFIDGLTFLSAAFLLLTLPGKLAVIQPQDERRTIGKMFKDLGLGTNCLFSDPPIRYALFVQLVAAISGAQILVNTVSYVRGTLNLGKVEYGWVMAAFGIGATIASVGLGNLDRSYRKTKFVGIGIILLTLALLPANVANLGGLLVLWAIAGIGQTLVNLPTQTLIADRVAVEIQGRVYGAHFAWSHLWWAFSYPLAGWMGSHFPAQSFFYSSLISAVLLILVRFAFNPTRGRMANNGLWHEHEHIHDEHHAHHRSTNGTIPTHRHLHFHPELTS, from the coding sequence ATGACCGCCATGCCTCGATTGCTGGAATGTTTAAAAAATCCCCAATTTGCCAGACTTTACCTGGCACAAACTATTAATTTGGTTGGAGATGCTTTTACTTGGTTGGGGTTAGCACTGTTAGCTTTTGAGGTTGGGGGTGGGAAGGCGGCAGCGATTTTGTCTGGGGCGCTGACGCTGCGAGTGATGGCGTTTGCGATTTTGTCGCCGGTTGCTGGCGCGATCGCGGATCGGTGCGATCGCAAGCAGATGATGATACTGACCCATATTTTACGCGCGATCGCGGTGTGTTTGTTTCCCTTTGTTACCCAAATCTGGCACATTTACGCCCTCGTGCTGGCGCTCAATGTTGTGGGTGCATTTTTTACCCCGACTTATACCGCAACTATTCCCTTCGTAACGGGGAAAGATGACTACCCCAACGCGATCGCGCTTTCGAGTACGACTTATCAGTTACTCGGTGTTTTAGGGCCGGGTTTAGCCGGAAGCGTTGCGGCTTTTGTCGGTACGCGATCGGTATTTTTCATCGATGGATTGACTTTTCTCAGTGCCGCTTTTTTACTCCTCACTTTACCCGGAAAACTCGCTGTAATTCAGCCTCAAGACGAACGCAGAACCATCGGCAAAATGTTCAAAGACCTGGGTCTCGGAACGAATTGTCTATTCAGCGATCCACCGATTCGTTACGCCCTTTTCGTACAACTCGTAGCCGCCATTTCTGGCGCGCAAATTCTGGTCAATACTGTTAGTTACGTTCGGGGAACTTTGAACCTCGGAAAAGTCGAATATGGATGGGTAATGGCAGCCTTTGGGATTGGGGCAACGATCGCGTCTGTGGGCTTAGGAAACTTAGATCGCTCCTATCGAAAAACTAAGTTCGTAGGCATCGGTATCATCTTACTCACTTTAGCGCTCCTGCCTGCTAATGTTGCTAATTTAGGAGGATTGCTAGTATTGTGGGCGATCGCGGGAATCGGACAAACCCTCGTCAATCTTCCCACTCAAACCTTAATAGCCGATCGCGTTGCGGTTGAAATTCAAGGAAGAGTTTACGGCGCTCACTTTGCTTGGAGTCACTTATGGTGGGCTTTTTCCTATCCCTTAGCTGGATGGATGGGCAGTCATTTTCCCGCCCAAAGTTTTTTCTATAGTAGTTTGATAAGTGCTGTACTACTAATCCTCGTTCGTTTTGCCTTCAATCCAACGCGGGGAAGAATGGCGAATAACGGACTGTGGCACGAACACGAACACATTCACGACGAACACCACGCTCACCACCGCTCAACAAATGGCACGATACCTACTCATCGCCATCTGCACTTTCACCCCGAATTGACTTCTTAA
- a CDS encoding Fe2+-dependent dioxygenase, which produces MILLMDGVLALEELDSLKGLLERVVPVDGKTTAGWYAKSVKNNLQLDRDAPETQEAQEFVSQAFARNALFQAAVNPKKIHTILFSRYDRGMSYGTHVDNAFMGKEAFWRADVSFTLFLSPPDSYEGGELVIEEGDGERSYKLEAGSAIVYPSSSLHRVETVTAGTRWAAVGWVQSLLRDPRDRELLFDLDTVRRSIFAKEGKTLEFDLISKTYSNLLRRWAE; this is translated from the coding sequence ATGATTCTCCTGATGGATGGCGTGCTTGCGCTGGAAGAATTAGACTCGCTCAAAGGTTTGCTAGAGCGCGTCGTTCCCGTCGATGGTAAAACGACGGCGGGATGGTACGCCAAGAGCGTTAAAAACAATTTACAACTCGATCGCGATGCGCCCGAAACCCAGGAAGCACAGGAGTTCGTCTCCCAAGCGTTCGCTCGCAACGCCCTCTTTCAAGCCGCCGTAAACCCGAAGAAAATTCATACAATCCTCTTCAGTCGCTACGATCGCGGGATGTCCTACGGAACCCACGTCGATAATGCTTTCATGGGCAAGGAAGCATTCTGGCGCGCGGATGTTTCCTTTACCTTATTTCTCAGTCCGCCCGACAGCTACGAAGGCGGCGAATTGGTTATTGAGGAGGGCGACGGCGAACGCAGCTACAAACTCGAAGCGGGTTCGGCGATTGTGTATCCCTCCTCTAGCTTGCATCGCGTCGAAACCGTTACGGCGGGAACGCGATGGGCGGCGGTGGGCTGGGTGCAAAGTCTGCTGCGCGATCCCCGCGATCGCGAACTCCTGTTCGACCTCGACACCGTGCGGCGATCGATCTTTGCTAAAGAAGGAAAAACCTTAGAGTTCGATTTAATCTCGAAAACTTACTCCAACTTACTGCGGCGCTGGGCAGAGTAG
- a CDS encoding nucleotidyltransferase domain-containing protein, producing the protein MHIPTAQLLRVTASQPYPLLFASLSGAHLYGFPSPDSDFDLRGSHLLPLREIVGLYPLRETIEVSEVRDNTLELDLVTHDVKKLFEMLLKKNGYVLEQIFSPLVLHAAPEYEELKAIAKSCITRYHSYHYLGFARTQWRAFQQEDPPRLKPLLYVYRTLLTGIHLMQTGDVNANLIELNEEFKLSYISELVARKLQGQEQSTLASQDIEFHQREYEQLQARLQAAAEETFLPVVPSAKAALHDLLVRLRLS; encoded by the coding sequence ATGCACATCCCAACTGCACAACTGTTACGAGTTACAGCATCTCAACCTTACCCGCTCTTATTTGCCAGTCTCAGCGGGGCGCACCTCTACGGGTTTCCCTCCCCAGACTCCGATTTTGACCTACGGGGCAGCCATCTGCTTCCCCTACGCGAAATCGTCGGGTTGTACCCCCTTCGCGAAACTATTGAGGTTTCTGAAGTGCGGGACAATACTCTCGAACTCGATCTCGTTACTCACGATGTCAAAAAGTTGTTCGAGATGTTGCTGAAAAAAAATGGCTATGTTTTGGAGCAGATTTTCTCGCCTCTAGTTCTTCATGCTGCCCCCGAATATGAAGAGTTAAAGGCGATCGCAAAAAGCTGTATCACGCGCTATCATAGCTATCACTATCTCGGTTTCGCGCGGACGCAGTGGCGAGCATTCCAGCAAGAAGACCCCCCGCGCCTTAAACCTTTGCTTTATGTTTACCGCACGTTGCTCACCGGAATTCATTTAATGCAAACGGGGGATGTTAATGCAAATTTAATCGAACTCAATGAAGAATTTAAGCTGAGTTATATTTCTGAATTGGTCGCTCGAAAGTTACAAGGACAAGAACAATCGACGTTAGCGAGTCAGGATATCGAGTTCCATCAGCGGGAATACGAGCAACTGCAAGCTCGCTTACAAGCAGCCGCAGAAGAGACTTTTTTACCGGTCGTCCCCTCAGCGAAAGCAGCATTGCACGATCTATTAGTGCGCTTGCGTTTATCTTAG
- a CDS encoding NAD(P)H-quinone oxidoreductase subunit O → MADKLKKGSFVRVSREKLDNSLEAKASDNRFSSYLFESKGEILELNDEYALVKFYVPTPNIWLRLDQLEAA, encoded by the coding sequence ATGGCTGACAAACTGAAGAAAGGAAGCTTTGTGCGCGTCTCGCGCGAGAAATTAGATAATAGTCTCGAAGCGAAAGCCAGCGATAACCGGTTTTCGTCTTATCTGTTTGAAAGCAAAGGCGAAATCCTCGAACTAAACGATGAGTACGCCTTAGTCAAATTTTACGTGCCAACTCCCAATATTTGGTTGCGTCTCGACCAACTCGAAGCCGCTTAA
- a CDS encoding cobalt-precorrin-8X methylmutase: protein MSELNHPILTQSFAAIDREVGDHSLNEAEYAIARRVIHSTADFDFLHLLQFSPGAISSGINALQQGVPIVVDVSMVERGIVGMVAKTTQNPVMIAVDRAPVAEGGKTRTETGLLRCFEQYPEAIYAIGNAPTALLALCAELPHSTFQPALIIGAPVGFISVLEAKQALKNTPVPQIRVEGRKGGSPVAAAIVNALLVLASEQM, encoded by the coding sequence TTGAGCGAGTTGAATCATCCGATTCTCACTCAAAGTTTTGCCGCGATCGATCGCGAAGTCGGCGATCATTCCTTGAATGAGGCAGAATACGCGATCGCGCGGCGCGTCATTCACAGTACCGCCGATTTCGACTTTCTCCACCTGCTGCAATTCAGTCCCGGCGCGATTTCCTCCGGAATTAACGCCCTCCAACAAGGCGTTCCTATCGTCGTCGATGTCAGTATGGTAGAACGCGGCATTGTGGGGATGGTGGCGAAAACCACGCAAAATCCCGTTATGATTGCCGTCGATCGCGCTCCCGTCGCTGAGGGGGGCAAAACTCGCACTGAAACCGGCTTGCTGCGCTGTTTCGAGCAATATCCCGAAGCCATTTACGCGATCGGCAATGCCCCCACCGCCCTCCTCGCACTGTGCGCCGAACTCCCCCATTCCACCTTCCAACCCGCCCTCATCATCGGCGCGCCCGTCGGCTTCATTTCCGTCCTTGAAGCCAAGCAAGCGCTAAAAAATACGCCCGTTCCTCAAATTCGCGTTGAAGGGCGTAAAGGCGGTTCTCCGGTGGCAGCGGCGATTGTTAATGCGTTGCTCGTTCTCGCCTCGGAACAGATGTAG
- the amt gene encoding ammonium transporter, producing the protein MIDTLWLIGCSGLVFLMQPGFMCLESGLTRSKNSINVAVKNLADFGVSALLFWGFGYALMFGVSRSGWIGSTGFSFSVESAPAIATYFLFQMMYCGTATTIVSGAVAERLKFPAYLIVTVLISGLIYPIFGHWAWKGTHTDPSLGWLKQMGFIDFAGSTVVHSVGGWVSLAVLLIVGPRMGRFADDGAVRKIQGANLPLSVLGAMLLWIGWLGFNGGSLFVLNYEVAGIIVKTILAGSAGMVSGSMLSWMLRKHPEVESMVNGSLAGLVSITACCHVVSTTDAAIIGAIGSIIAIAVSLLLQRFRIDDAVDAVAVHVGAGVWGTLAVALFGDPERWQTGLTRAEQLGVQLWGISAAFLWAFGVTFVLVYAINTIFGLRVSPDEEEMGLNVSEHRATTETYALLEAMEEQALTKDLSLRVPVEPFTDVGRIASRYNQVMEAMEEAVTRTEAVVQAASDAIITFSTPTLEIISANPSAEKIFGYSRSELIGMPIDKLMGWSESSIANKARLLSKLLDRSWSEVVGHRASGAVFPLEVSLARVQVGSRSFYMGTLRDITERKQAEETARAREKSEKLEQALEKLQRTQTQLIQSEKMSSLGQMVAGVAHEINNPVNFIYGNLVYAKNYARDLLHLVSLYQQEYPTPPSEIKRTIEDIDLEFLRDDFLKLQDSLLVGAERIQEIVASLRTFSRLDEAEVKQVDIHEGIESTLMILQNRFKNFAHKLGSDSPGLNVVKHYGELPRIECYAGQLNQVFMNLLSNSIDALESVWADGWKSNGHKAPTIWIETRAIAPDRIGIKIADNGPGIEPDVTQKLFDPFFTTKPVGKGTGLGLSISYQIVVERHGGEMTCHSELGRGAEFNIEIPVQQR; encoded by the coding sequence GTGATTGATACTCTTTGGCTGATTGGTTGCTCTGGCTTGGTTTTTCTGATGCAACCAGGCTTTATGTGCCTGGAGTCGGGACTCACGCGCTCAAAAAATAGCATCAACGTTGCTGTTAAGAACCTAGCAGATTTCGGCGTTTCCGCCCTATTATTTTGGGGTTTTGGATACGCCTTAATGTTTGGAGTTTCTCGTTCGGGGTGGATTGGTTCGACTGGGTTCTCTTTTAGCGTCGAGTCCGCTCCGGCCATAGCAACTTACTTTTTATTCCAGATGATGTATTGCGGCACAGCGACCACGATTGTATCGGGGGCTGTTGCCGAGCGTCTTAAATTTCCGGCTTACTTAATCGTTACCGTTCTCATTTCGGGGCTGATTTACCCCATCTTCGGTCACTGGGCCTGGAAAGGCACGCATACCGACCCTTCCCTCGGCTGGCTCAAGCAGATGGGATTCATTGATTTTGCGGGTTCGACGGTCGTTCACAGCGTCGGTGGGTGGGTTTCCCTGGCGGTGTTACTGATTGTCGGGCCGAGAATGGGACGTTTTGCCGATGATGGAGCCGTTCGGAAAATCCAAGGTGCTAATCTTCCCTTATCGGTATTGGGGGCGATGTTGCTTTGGATTGGTTGGTTGGGGTTCAACGGCGGCAGTCTGTTCGTCCTCAATTACGAAGTCGCTGGAATTATCGTTAAAACTATTCTCGCGGGTTCTGCGGGTATGGTTTCTGGATCGATGCTTTCCTGGATGCTGCGCAAGCATCCGGAAGTCGAGTCGATGGTGAATGGTTCCCTCGCCGGACTCGTTTCGATTACTGCCTGTTGCCATGTTGTTTCGACAACCGATGCCGCGATTATTGGCGCGATCGGCAGTATTATCGCGATCGCGGTCAGCCTGCTCTTACAGCGCTTTCGCATTGACGATGCGGTGGATGCTGTTGCCGTTCATGTCGGCGCTGGCGTTTGGGGAACGCTCGCCGTGGCACTCTTTGGAGACCCGGAACGCTGGCAGACGGGACTGACGCGCGCGGAGCAATTAGGCGTGCAGTTGTGGGGAATTAGCGCTGCTTTTCTGTGGGCTTTTGGCGTAACCTTCGTCTTGGTTTACGCGATTAATACTATCTTCGGCTTGCGCGTTTCTCCCGATGAAGAAGAAATGGGACTGAATGTATCCGAACACCGCGCTACAACAGAAACCTACGCGCTGCTCGAAGCAATGGAAGAGCAAGCGCTGACCAAAGATTTAAGCCTGCGCGTTCCCGTCGAACCCTTCACGGATGTCGGACGCATTGCCTCTCGCTACAATCAAGTGATGGAAGCGATGGAAGAGGCTGTAACGCGCACTGAAGCAGTCGTCCAAGCCGCGAGCGATGCGATTATCACGTTTTCTACGCCAACACTGGAAATTATTAGTGCTAATCCCAGTGCTGAAAAAATTTTTGGCTACTCCCGCTCCGAACTCATCGGAATGCCTATCGATAAATTAATGGGTTGGTCGGAGAGTAGCATTGCCAACAAAGCTCGTTTATTGAGCAAGTTATTGGATAGGTCTTGGTCGGAGGTTGTCGGACATCGGGCGAGTGGTGCGGTGTTTCCGTTGGAAGTTAGTCTAGCTCGCGTGCAAGTGGGTTCGCGTTCGTTTTATATGGGTACGCTGCGCGATATTACCGAACGCAAGCAGGCGGAGGAAACGGCTCGCGCGCGCGAGAAAAGCGAAAAATTGGAACAAGCGTTGGAAAAGTTGCAACGCACGCAAACGCAGTTAATTCAAAGCGAAAAGATGTCGAGTTTGGGGCAGATGGTGGCGGGTGTCGCCCACGAGATCAACAATCCCGTTAATTTTATTTACGGCAATCTCGTTTATGCGAAGAATTATGCTAGAGACTTGCTGCATTTAGTTTCGCTTTATCAGCAAGAGTATCCCACGCCGCCTTCAGAGATTAAAAGAACTATCGAAGATATCGATCTGGAGTTTCTTAGGGACGATTTTTTGAAGTTACAAGATTCTTTGTTGGTGGGGGCAGAACGCATTCAAGAAATTGTGGCTTCGCTGCGCACGTTTTCGCGCTTGGATGAAGCGGAGGTGAAGCAGGTTGATATCCATGAAGGGATTGAGAGTACGTTGATGATTTTGCAAAATCGCTTTAAGAACTTTGCCCACAAACTGGGAAGCGACAGTCCGGGATTGAATGTTGTGAAGCATTATGGGGAGTTACCGCGAATTGAATGCTATGCGGGACAACTCAATCAAGTGTTTATGAATTTGTTGAGCAATTCGATTGATGCGCTCGAAAGTGTTTGGGCGGATGGGTGGAAATCGAACGGGCATAAAGCGCCGACGATTTGGATCGAAACGCGCGCGATCGCGCCAGACCGGATTGGGATTAAAATTGCCGATAATGGCCCCGGTATCGAACCGGACGTAACTCAGAAATTATTCGATCCCTTTTTCACCACTAAACCTGTGGGTAAGGGGACGGGTTTGGGGCTATCGATTAGCTATCAAATTGTCGTCGAACGGCACGGCGGCGAGATGACTTGTCATTCGGAGTTGGGCAGAGGCGCGGAGTTTAATATCGAAATTCCGGTGCAGCAGCGTTAA
- the petN gene encoding cytochrome b6-f complex subunit PetN, which produces MDILTLGWVGLLSLFTWSIAMVVWGRNGF; this is translated from the coding sequence ATGGATATCTTGACACTGGGTTGGGTTGGATTGCTCTCGCTGTTTACATGGTCGATCGCGATGGTTGTCTGGGGACGAAACGGGTTTTAG
- a CDS encoding FAD-binding domain-containing protein, translating to MNLLWFRRDLRLTDNEIVALAAENNASVLPFFIIDPWFYQWEDVGQARVRFLFESLEDLHKNLQRRGSYLTLFEGNAVEIIQQLTQYFLDREQSPKLYFNRDVQVEYGVTRDREIVEFYQASNLDYHLGLNHFLQLKDDRDRWFSEYYTYQRATPYTSPSNINTPPLSIPIKQLSFPQLKRKYREFWQMKKVYFKGGESRAMATLDSFLERRFEGYHWKLSRPWLAQRGATSHLSPHLTFGTISTREVYQQTKARAVQLSHIPKVEFSLKNFRDRLRWHDSFTQRLYFYPEIAYQNRYPEFDDWYTPAQLSPQKQELFQAWQDGMTGFPLVDASMRQLKVMGWMNFRMRAMCATFLTINCGISWHHGARHYMNYLVDGDLAIDNWQWQMQAGITNPLSETFRIYNPNKNIQEKDPNLRFIHHWVEELKVYNISDILAGKYLTESAYPKPILDWSQTRKINGKIVSNLRKQVKERLLAEGGEEYDNAKVAKRTVEKYRQYQEREYAQMNSNLDETASRFSS from the coding sequence ATGAACTTACTTTGGTTTCGCCGAGATTTGCGCTTAACCGATAATGAAATTGTTGCTCTCGCCGCTGAAAATAACGCTAGCGTTCTTCCTTTTTTCATTATCGATCCTTGGTTCTATCAATGGGAAGATGTGGGACAGGCAAGAGTCCGATTTTTGTTTGAATCGTTAGAAGACTTACATAAAAACTTACAAAGACGGGGGAGTTATTTAACCTTATTTGAGGGCAATGCGGTTGAGATTATCCAACAATTAACCCAATATTTCCTCGATCGCGAACAATCCCCCAAACTCTACTTCAATCGCGACGTACAGGTTGAATATGGGGTAACGCGCGATCGCGAAATCGTTGAGTTCTACCAAGCGTCTAACCTCGATTATCACCTCGGACTCAACCATTTTCTGCAACTAAAAGACGATCGCGATCGCTGGTTCTCTGAATATTATACCTATCAACGCGCCACTCCTTATACGTCTCCGAGCAATATTAATACGCCGCCACTCTCCATTCCCATAAAACAACTCTCCTTTCCCCAACTCAAGCGCAAATATCGCGAGTTTTGGCAGATGAAAAAAGTTTATTTTAAAGGGGGAGAATCGCGCGCGATGGCTACTTTAGACTCTTTTTTAGAGCGCCGATTTGAAGGCTATCATTGGAAACTTTCGCGTCCTTGGTTAGCACAACGGGGCGCAACTTCGCATCTTTCGCCCCACCTCACCTTTGGCACAATTTCTACCCGCGAAGTTTATCAGCAAACCAAAGCAAGAGCGGTACAATTGAGCCACATTCCCAAAGTAGAGTTTAGTCTAAAAAACTTTCGCGATCGCCTGCGCTGGCACGATAGTTTTACCCAACGCTTGTACTTCTATCCTGAAATCGCCTACCAGAACCGCTATCCAGAATTTGACGACTGGTATACGCCCGCCCAATTGTCCCCCCAAAAACAAGAATTATTTCAAGCTTGGCAGGACGGAATGACAGGATTTCCGTTAGTTGATGCGAGTATGAGACAGCTTAAAGTTATGGGCTGGATGAACTTTCGGATGCGAGCGATGTGCGCGACGTTTTTAACGATTAATTGCGGTATTTCCTGGCATCACGGCGCGCGTCACTACATGAATTATTTAGTCGATGGGGATTTAGCGATCGATAATTGGCAGTGGCAAATGCAGGCGGGAATTACCAATCCCTTAAGCGAGACTTTCCGCATTTATAACCCCAATAAAAATATCCAGGAAAAAGACCCTAACTTACGCTTTATTCACCATTGGGTAGAAGAACTGAAAGTGTATAATATCTCCGATATTTTAGCGGGAAAATATTTAACGGAGAGCGCCTACCCCAAACCTATCCTCGATTGGTCGCAAACTCGTAAAATTAACGGTAAAATCGTCTCTAACCTTCGCAAGCAAGTGAAGGAACGATTGCTCGCCGAGGGAGGAGAAGAATACGATAATGCTAAGGTTGCTAAGCGAACCGTAGAAAAATATCGGCAGTATCAGGAGCGGGAGTACGCTCAAATGAATTCTAATTTAGATGAGACTGCATCGCGCTTTTCCAGTTAA
- a CDS encoding manganese catalase family protein yields MFFHKKELIHKDINVKDPDPKFAQLLLEQFGGATGELSAALQYWVQSFHIENPGIKDMLQDIAVEEFSHLEMIGKMIEVHTKNVDQTEAFKSTLFAVRGQGPHFLDSQGVAWSASYLNEGGDVVRDLRANIAAEAGARQTYEALIKMAPDENSKEMLVHLLTREISHTKMFMNALESLGKLTDPFFGNIKPDETVDIYYNLSTEGKQGTDERGSWNKEPDFRYIADPMNADLNEKQKIS; encoded by the coding sequence GTGTTTTTTCACAAAAAAGAGTTAATCCATAAGGATATTAATGTCAAGGATCCAGATCCGAAATTTGCTCAACTGCTTCTAGAGCAGTTTGGCGGTGCAACGGGGGAACTTTCGGCAGCTTTGCAATACTGGGTACAATCTTTTCATATCGAGAATCCCGGCATCAAAGATATGCTACAAGATATCGCCGTTGAAGAGTTCAGCCACTTAGAAATGATTGGCAAAATGATCGAAGTTCATACCAAAAATGTCGATCAAACTGAAGCCTTTAAAAGCACTTTGTTTGCCGTGCGCGGTCAAGGTCCCCACTTTTTAGATTCTCAAGGTGTGGCTTGGAGCGCTAGCTACCTCAACGAAGGCGGCGATGTTGTACGCGATTTGCGGGCAAATATTGCAGCAGAAGCAGGGGCGCGCCAAACTTATGAGGCATTAATTAAAATGGCTCCCGATGAAAATAGTAAAGAAATGCTCGTTCATTTACTGACTCGCGAAATTTCGCACACGAAAATGTTTATGAATGCGCTGGAATCTTTAGGGAAGCTAACTGACCCCTTCTTCGGGAATATTAAACCTGATGAAACCGTCGATATTTACTACAATTTATCGACAGAAGGAAAGCAAGGAACTGACGAGCGCGGATCCTGGAATAAAGAACCCGATTTTCGCTATATTGCAGATCCGATGAACGCCGATCTTAACGAAAAACAGAAGATTTCTTAG
- a CDS encoding peroxiredoxin, producing MALKAGTKAPEFTTTDDMGNTVSLSDFAGKVVVLYFYPKDDTPGCTKQAQSFRDNYEQYQGKDMVVLGVSMDDEASHQKFKEKYGLPFQLLVDSDGAITKAYDVEGGGYAKRVTYIIDGEGTITHVDEKVNTASHAQDVLATLG from the coding sequence ATGGCTTTAAAAGCAGGAACCAAAGCACCTGAATTTACCACCACCGACGACATGGGCAACACCGTTTCTTTATCCGATTTCGCCGGAAAAGTGGTCGTCCTGTACTTTTATCCTAAAGATGACACTCCCGGCTGTACCAAGCAAGCCCAAAGCTTCCGCGATAACTACGAGCAGTATCAGGGAAAAGATATGGTGGTGCTGGGCGTGAGTATGGACGATGAAGCGTCCCACCAAAAGTTCAAAGAAAAGTACGGTTTGCCGTTCCAGTTGCTGGTCGATAGCGATGGGGCAATTACCAAAGCGTATGATGTCGAAGGCGGCGGCTATGCCAAGCGCGTTACTTATATCATCGATGGGGAGGGGACGATTACCCACGTCGATGAGAAAGTTAATACCGCATCCCACGCCCAGGATGTTTTAGCAACGTTAGGTTAA
- a CDS encoding DUF1868 domain-containing protein — MDDSYPIYLNRVARLTRHTTLRSQLAGLQTSPKFKDGKAVSFPGYSVVVPLWEGGEEVAALTTQLAQAQQKLIEQLDDGLIVPVNPDSFHLTVADLIWDEAYREAVEQQPNYEEQLRAAIAQSFTRCAPTVSQDRPIPLQVLGLMLRPRAIMAALVPQSEDGYDRILHLRRTLYQNSELMRLGIEQQYDFTGHITLGYFGKISPNLDRDRVAEVLSALNEEWLEIELPSPLATRVQLCKFDHMNRFYREPDWPELAL, encoded by the coding sequence TTGGACGATTCTTATCCGATTTATCTCAATCGCGTGGCGCGACTGACTCGCCACACTACCCTTCGCTCCCAATTAGCAGGGTTGCAAACTTCACCGAAGTTTAAGGACGGGAAAGCCGTTTCTTTCCCGGGTTACAGCGTTGTCGTGCCGTTATGGGAAGGGGGCGAAGAAGTTGCCGCCCTTACCACTCAACTAGCACAAGCGCAGCAAAAACTGATCGAGCAGTTGGATGACGGTTTAATAGTTCCCGTCAATCCGGATAGCTTTCATTTGACGGTGGCCGATTTGATTTGGGATGAAGCTTATCGCGAAGCGGTCGAGCAACAACCTAATTATGAGGAGCAGTTGCGCGCGGCGATCGCGCAATCTTTTACTCGTTGCGCCCCCACTGTCAGCCAAGATCGACCGATTCCCTTACAAGTGCTGGGCTTGATGCTGCGTCCTCGCGCGATTATGGCGGCTTTAGTCCCGCAAAGCGAGGATGGTTACGATCGCATCTTGCATCTGCGCCGCACGCTCTATCAAAATTCGGAGTTGATGCGTCTGGGAATCGAACAGCAGTACGATTTTACGGGTCATATTACTCTCGGTTATTTTGGCAAAATTTCACCGAATTTAGACCGCGATCGCGTTGCTGAGGTTTTGAGCGCTTTGAACGAAGAATGGCTCGAAATCGAACTGCCTTCGCCCCTTGCGACGCGCGTGCAGTTGTGCAAGTTCGATCATATGAATCGCTTCTATCGAGAACCGGATTGGCCGGAATTAGCCCTTTGA